From the genome of Sediminibacter sp. Hel_I_10:
TTAGGGATGTTGACATTAAGCACGACACCATCATTTAATCCATGTTTTAAGACGTTTTCAGTAATGGTTTTAATGGGAGCTTTACAGGCTTCAAAGTCTGCATTCCAATTATAATCACACAAAGAAAATCCTATGGCAGGAATGCCTTCGATTCCAGCTTCTAAAGCAGCGCTCATGGTGCCAGAATAAATAACATTTATAGAGGCGTTAGAGCCATGATTAATGCCAGATACGCAAATATCTGGACGTCTATCTAATACTTGTCTTATTCCTAATTTCACGCAATCTGCTGGTGTGCCAGAACAACTGTATTCCAATTGATCACCATCATCAATAGTAACTTTTTCAAGATGAAGGGTGGAGTTGATGGTAATGGCATGACCCATACCGCTTTGTGGGCCATCGGGAGCTACCACTACGACATCACCTATGGTCTTCATTACCGAAATCAAGGTTCTTATTCCTGGCGCTGTAATTCCGTCATCATTAATTACTAAAATAAGGGGTTTTTTAGACATGTGC
Proteins encoded in this window:
- the surE gene encoding 5'/3'-nucleotidase SurE, coding for MSKKPLILVINDDGITAPGIRTLISVMKTIGDVVVVAPDGPQSGMGHAITINSTLHLEKVTIDDGDQLEYSCSGTPADCVKLGIRQVLDRRPDICVSGINHGSNASINVIYSGTMSAALEAGIEGIPAIGFSLCDYNWNADFEACKAPIKTITENVLKHGLNDGVVLNVNIPNVKKEDLKGIKICRQARANWEEEFDKRQTPFGKDYYWLTGKFVNLDKGEDTDQWALDHGYVSVVPVQFDLTAHQSIQQLNTWELNN